From Alteromonas sp. RKMC-009, one genomic window encodes:
- a CDS encoding alpha/beta fold hydrolase, translated as MTTIHFAHANGFPAATYNTLFSALPADWNVLANPQFGHKPEFPVAGNWQKQVDELVWYLDSQEQYLPVWLAGHSFGAMLSYMTACRYPQRVKGVIMLDPPMVYGAKQWLVRGAKKLNLMDRITPSRLAKIRRTHWHEDDDLEGYFAGKALFRNMDKRCIRDYVAAGTVKDGENRRLTFDRQVEAEIFRHFPHNLHQFSGKLQCPGLMVAGSGSDVAKPSDRARFVKDNALEFRMFDGGHMFPLEQPEKVAEIITTTIQRWQAG; from the coding sequence ATGACAACAATCCATTTTGCCCATGCCAACGGGTTTCCGGCAGCAACATACAATACCCTGTTTTCAGCATTACCGGCAGACTGGAACGTGCTGGCGAATCCTCAGTTTGGCCACAAGCCAGAATTTCCTGTAGCCGGTAACTGGCAAAAACAGGTTGATGAACTTGTCTGGTATCTGGATTCGCAGGAGCAATACCTACCTGTCTGGCTCGCCGGTCATTCATTCGGAGCCATGTTGTCTTATATGACCGCTTGCCGTTATCCGCAAAGAGTAAAGGGGGTGATTATGCTGGATCCCCCGATGGTGTACGGGGCTAAACAATGGCTGGTGCGCGGGGCGAAAAAACTGAATCTGATGGACAGAATAACGCCGTCACGGCTTGCGAAAATTCGCCGGACGCACTGGCATGAGGATGATGATCTGGAAGGATACTTTGCCGGTAAAGCACTGTTCAGAAATATGGATAAACGTTGTATCCGCGATTATGTCGCCGCCGGCACGGTGAAGGACGGAGAAAACCGCAGACTGACTTTTGACAGACAAGTAGAAGCTGAGATCTTCCGTCATTTCCCCCATAATCTGCACCAATTTTCAGGCAAATTGCAGTGCCCGGGGCTGATGGTTGCCGGTTCCGGATCGGATGTGGCAAAACCGTCAGACAGAGCCAGATTCGTTAAAGACAATGCTCTGGAATTCCGGATGTTCGATGGCGGTCATATGTTCCCCCTCGAACAACCGGAAAAAGTCGCTGAAATCATTACAACCACGATTCAGCGCTGGCAGGCGGGCTAA
- a CDS encoding acyl-CoA thioesterase: protein MHVDELIAVPEMSAITENQWQSAPLIIPKDWAQGRTAFGGISAGMAYQAISTQVHDDRVLRSYTTNFVGPLLLNEPFTILVTCLRTGKNVSQYTGQIIQNGQTCVFVQACFGMARTSKIRVDNVETHEMPWPQKAKFIPQIPKVTPKFFQHFDLAIDDGGMPFTGKSGSHYHGFMRFKKAPQSISDAHLITMIDAWPPTLLQMLRWPAPASTVSWNLEFIHPHHEVSGTDWFAYKVHTRQAADGYGHTEATIWNSHNDVVALSRQTVAVFD from the coding sequence ATGCACGTAGATGAATTAATTGCTGTACCGGAAATGTCTGCTATAACCGAAAATCAATGGCAGAGTGCACCGTTAATCATACCAAAGGACTGGGCCCAGGGCCGCACTGCATTTGGCGGGATCTCTGCCGGCATGGCCTATCAGGCCATTTCAACACAGGTTCATGATGACCGTGTTTTACGCTCTTACACCACTAACTTTGTCGGCCCTTTATTACTGAACGAGCCCTTTACTATTCTGGTCACCTGCCTGCGTACCGGTAAAAACGTATCCCAGTACACGGGTCAGATTATACAAAACGGTCAGACATGTGTGTTTGTGCAGGCATGCTTCGGCATGGCACGGACCTCAAAGATTCGGGTAGACAATGTTGAAACCCACGAAATGCCCTGGCCACAAAAGGCAAAATTTATCCCGCAAATACCTAAGGTCACGCCTAAATTTTTCCAGCATTTTGATTTGGCCATCGACGATGGCGGCATGCCTTTCACAGGAAAATCAGGCAGCCATTATCATGGTTTCATGCGTTTTAAGAAAGCGCCTCAAAGCATCAGTGATGCACATCTGATCACTATGATCGATGCCTGGCCTCCTACTTTGCTGCAGATGCTGCGATGGCCTGCACCGGCAAGTACTGTGAGCTGGAATCTTGAATTTATTCACCCTCATCACGAGGTCAGTGGTACAGACTGGTTTGCATATAAGGTACATACCCGTCAGGCTGCAGACGGATACGGTCACACAGAAGCGACCATCTGGAACAGTCATAATGATGTAGTTGCCCTTAGCAGGCAAACAGTGGCGGTATTTGATTAG
- a CDS encoding HDOD domain-containing protein — translation MNAQDIAEKASGVFVLPDAVTRLKECMDDNAASIDDIAEIIAFDPGLTSQMLKVANSALYRFPNKIETISRALQVIGTRSAYDLALAYGITHAFSDINAKVIDLDKFWEQSVSCGLLAKYFAENKRIREPEKLFVCGLLHNIGELVIASEMPQEAKRCLAFNARVSPAELQKAILGFTYAELSSALVQCWGIPESIYRPVSLIHDVDSGVDDSDTLILQLSYVLALDNVNPEVYPSYHNLSPELHDRLALKREDLEDALDITNLQCISVMSLFNPNSFILY, via the coding sequence ATGAATGCACAAGATATTGCAGAAAAAGCGAGTGGGGTGTTTGTACTGCCTGATGCAGTGACCCGGTTAAAAGAGTGTATGGATGACAACGCAGCCAGCATTGATGACATTGCTGAAATCATTGCTTTTGACCCGGGGCTTACCAGCCAGATGCTGAAAGTCGCTAACAGTGCGTTGTACCGCTTCCCCAATAAAATTGAAACCATCAGCCGTGCACTGCAAGTCATCGGGACACGTTCAGCCTACGATCTTGCGCTCGCTTACGGTATTACCCACGCATTCAGTGATATCAACGCCAAAGTTATCGATCTGGACAAATTCTGGGAGCAGAGCGTCAGTTGCGGCCTGCTGGCAAAATATTTTGCTGAAAACAAACGCATCCGCGAACCTGAAAAACTGTTTGTGTGCGGTTTACTGCACAACATCGGAGAGCTGGTGATTGCATCAGAGATGCCTCAGGAAGCGAAACGATGCCTGGCTTTCAATGCCAGAGTCAGTCCCGCTGAATTGCAGAAAGCCATTCTCGGCTTTACTTATGCTGAATTGTCGTCTGCACTGGTGCAGTGCTGGGGGATCCCTGAGTCAATCTATCGTCCGGTATCGCTGATCCACGACGTCGACAGCGGAGTGGACGATTCGGATACCCTTATTCTGCAACTCAGTTACGTGCTGGCCCTGGATAACGTAAATCCTGAAGTGTATCCGAGCTATCACAATCTCTCGCCGGAGTTGCACGACAGACTGGCGTTGAAGCGGGAAGACCTGGAAGATGCGCTGGATATCACTAATCTGCAGTGTATCAGTGTAATGTCACTGTTTAATCCGAACTCTTTTATTCTGTACTGA
- a CDS encoding nucleoside hydrolase — MPAKLTRTPVIFDHDGGIDDLLSLMLLLSMDHVDLLGVTITPADCYPDDALLSTLKILTLTGNGHVPVATGNIPGPNPFPPEWRAQPRVCHSMPEMLRTQEITDNVQFVAADIWIEETLKQAESPVTVLMTGPCTNLSAVLSRQPALKPAIKEVIWMGGAIDVKGNVAMHDHNGTAEWNAYWDPCATRTLIQSGVNVCLVPLDATNALPVDRAFLIQLAQSRTPVADLAGQFWAATVTAIPSYEFTYFLWDILATSIAGLPETAFSKTSGYVNASVSTPDAGRIFRCEKSEGHKVNWIDRVDADAVRKYVVQQFSGTFDTFPAANVN, encoded by the coding sequence ATGCCGGCTAAATTAACCAGAACCCCGGTGATTTTCGATCACGACGGCGGTATCGACGATTTATTATCTCTGATGCTTTTACTGTCAATGGACCATGTGGATCTGTTGGGCGTGACGATTACCCCGGCAGACTGTTATCCGGATGATGCACTGTTAAGTACCTTAAAGATTTTAACGCTTACCGGTAACGGGCATGTGCCTGTAGCCACCGGCAATATCCCGGGGCCCAATCCGTTTCCCCCTGAATGGCGGGCTCAGCCAAGGGTTTGTCACAGCATGCCTGAAATGCTCCGGACACAGGAAATCACTGATAATGTGCAATTTGTCGCGGCTGATATCTGGATTGAGGAAACATTAAAGCAGGCAGAATCACCGGTAACGGTGCTGATGACAGGGCCGTGTACAAATTTATCTGCAGTTTTGTCCCGTCAGCCAGCTTTAAAACCCGCAATCAAAGAAGTGATTTGGATGGGGGGGGCCATTGATGTGAAGGGGAATGTGGCAATGCACGACCATAACGGTACCGCAGAATGGAATGCCTACTGGGATCCCTGTGCAACCCGTACGTTAATTCAAAGTGGCGTTAATGTGTGTCTGGTTCCCCTTGACGCCACAAATGCGCTCCCGGTTGACCGGGCGTTCCTGATCCAGCTTGCGCAATCACGCACCCCGGTGGCGGATCTGGCAGGGCAGTTCTGGGCCGCAACGGTCACCGCTATCCCGTCTTACGAATTCACCTATTTCCTGTGGGACATACTGGCGACGTCCATCGCAGGATTACCGGAAACGGCATTTTCAAAAACGTCAGGGTATGTTAACGCATCTGTTTCGACCCCTGATGCAGGACGCATTTTCAGATGTGAGAAAAGTGAAGGGCACAAAGTAAACTGGATTGACCGGGTTGACGCAGATGCCGTCAGAAAATATGTCGTTCAGCAATTTTCCGGGACGTTTGACACATTTCCTGCTGCAAATGTTAATTAA
- a CDS encoding SufE family protein — protein sequence MTLPPLAAGVSEARGWDNVMRHIMLAGKHLPVLPESLRSAGNKIAGCQSNVWLDVNTEDGASPFLAWSDSKVIRGLLAVMLEKAALSGPLTVAEWQKFLQQAGLDRYLSESRTSGLRYVIAALADPK from the coding sequence ATGACCCTGCCGCCGCTTGCCGCCGGGGTCAGTGAGGCCCGTGGCTGGGATAACGTCATGCGACATATTATGCTGGCAGGCAAGCATCTACCGGTGTTGCCTGAATCTTTACGCTCTGCCGGCAACAAAATTGCCGGTTGTCAGAGTAATGTGTGGCTGGACGTAAATACGGAAGACGGCGCCTCGCCATTTCTGGCATGGTCTGATTCGAAGGTGATAAGAGGCCTGTTGGCGGTAATGCTTGAAAAAGCTGCTTTAAGCGGGCCGCTGACCGTTGCTGAATGGCAGAAATTCTTGCAGCAGGCAGGTCTTGACCGCTATCTCAGTGAGTCACGCACCAGTGGTTTGCGTTATGTTATAGCCGCGCTTGCTGATCCTAAATGA
- a CDS encoding glycosyltransferase has translation MSTAFSSSRPVAVIIGFVWPEPDSSAAGQNMMGIITGFLNDGWRVVFMTAANASEHCADLDLDGLTTETVALNCSSFDERIAAISPDVVVFDRFMTEEQFSARVRGACPDAMRILNTEDLHSLRHQRHEQVKSGHKSDNLPGTFSDMTIREVAAILRSDLTLIISEREMNWLQSNFPIPREQLLHLPLLTTGCRTPLPDFHARSDFVFIGNFRHAPNWDAVLQLQQIWPAVRKRLPGINLNIYGAYPPKKAMALHNPARGFHVRGWAENADETIASHRIMLAPVRFGAGVKGKLVKAMQCGTPSVTTTTGAEGIGTHETWPGMVTHTNEDFVESAVTLYTDEKRWLKASEDGKRFAASHFDSVKHQRMLLGEVNARRERLHADRRQWFLQAMVWHQSLRASQFMSQWIEAKNKHHGQ, from the coding sequence GTGAGCACTGCGTTTTCATCTTCCCGGCCTGTGGCTGTGATTATCGGTTTTGTGTGGCCAGAGCCTGACTCTTCAGCAGCGGGACAGAACATGATGGGTATTATCACCGGCTTCCTGAATGATGGCTGGCGGGTGGTATTTATGACTGCTGCCAATGCGTCTGAACATTGCGCCGATCTGGATTTAGACGGGTTGACGACAGAAACTGTGGCACTGAATTGCAGCAGTTTCGATGAGCGTATTGCCGCTATTTCGCCGGATGTGGTGGTGTTCGACCGCTTTATGACTGAAGAGCAGTTCAGTGCAAGAGTGCGCGGCGCTTGCCCGGACGCCATGCGCATACTGAATACGGAAGACCTGCACAGCCTCAGACATCAGCGCCATGAGCAGGTTAAAAGTGGCCACAAATCTGACAACCTTCCCGGCACATTCAGTGACATGACTATCAGGGAGGTCGCCGCCATCCTTCGCAGTGATTTGACGCTGATCATTTCTGAACGGGAAATGAACTGGCTGCAAAGCAATTTCCCGATACCCCGGGAGCAATTGCTGCACCTGCCGCTGCTTACGACCGGGTGCCGGACACCTCTGCCAGACTTCCATGCCCGCTCAGATTTTGTTTTTATCGGTAATTTCCGACATGCCCCGAACTGGGATGCGGTACTCCAGCTACAACAGATCTGGCCGGCTGTCAGAAAGCGCCTGCCGGGCATTAACCTGAATATATACGGCGCGTATCCTCCGAAGAAGGCAATGGCTTTGCATAATCCGGCCAGAGGATTTCACGTCAGGGGATGGGCTGAGAATGCAGATGAAACCATTGCATCTCACCGGATAATGCTGGCCCCCGTAAGATTTGGCGCCGGCGTAAAAGGAAAACTGGTGAAAGCCATGCAATGCGGTACGCCCTCTGTTACCACAACAACCGGTGCGGAAGGGATTGGTACACATGAAACCTGGCCCGGTATGGTTACACATACCAACGAAGACTTTGTTGAATCTGCTGTCACACTATATACTGATGAAAAGCGATGGTTGAAAGCGTCAGAAGATGGTAAACGTTTTGCGGCCAGTCATTTTGACTCAGTAAAACACCAGCGAATGCTCCTTGGTGAAGTTAATGCCCGCCGCGAGCGCCTTCACGCCGATCGCCGGCAATGGTTTTTACAGGCGATGGTATGGCACCAGTCACTGCGGGCTTCACAATTTATGTCACAATGGATAGAGGCAAAAAATAAACATCACGGGCAATAG
- a CDS encoding two-component system response regulator — protein sequence MSLLENKRVLVVEDTTIAATYLARELTHMGAEVVGLARSESQAVEMAEVLKPELILMDIHLADGGSGIEAARIIASKIVTPLIYTTSFSDDTTLSQALETSPYGYIVKPFDTKTLKVSCETALKRFELEQKIVFNTVLPEIQRESAAPVSRGEVLPNETEKKHRLSDVIFDQLSEGVAIIDDTFIVTEANRSLATLLTGDVSTLKGQDITRYGFNSELFSRCDELAQSDRVYRHKLSLRNGTEAMFPAFITLSCLDVGTGRQQYILTVSDISDLSRAERKLEELAFRDPLTGTGNRNYMKLLLDEVKFSRCIQSLIFIDLDGFKQINDRYGHDIGDALLVTCAQRLESELRNTDTLIRHGGDEFVVLVQDNADILALTQKMLVSLAKPYHCHSVPLSVTASIGVADFDMQDSTEDLLKHADIAMYEAKKQGKNQTVVYSSDHETAIEYRLLVEESLLAAIKNQDLYASFQPIVDGEGNVVALEALCRWRGKDVKDMQPDTFIPVAEETGLINPLGLKMLREVCIASGMLEAQDLSHIRIHINVSLLQLSSTALVDQFVTYFADFNVSPSSVVIEISERAIVDAGAKRIIRALEDYGFTVALDDFGHGLVALSELTDNRASVIKFDSTWLARLEDEPMRLLAASLVDLNKRLGKSIIFEGIESPAQAAFAREVGADLFQGFLYARPKSLTEILRMLAPEEARVAY from the coding sequence ATGAGTTTACTGGAAAATAAGCGGGTGCTGGTGGTGGAAGATACCACTATTGCGGCAACCTATCTGGCCCGCGAACTTACTCATATGGGCGCAGAAGTCGTCGGGCTTGCCCGCTCAGAGTCACAGGCTGTTGAAATGGCTGAGGTACTCAAACCTGAACTTATTCTGATGGACATCCATCTGGCAGATGGTGGAAGTGGTATTGAAGCCGCGCGGATCATTGCCAGTAAAATTGTTACGCCATTGATTTATACGACGTCTTTTTCTGACGACACTACACTGAGCCAGGCACTGGAAACGTCGCCATATGGCTACATTGTTAAACCCTTCGATACTAAAACACTGAAAGTCAGTTGTGAAACTGCGTTAAAGCGGTTTGAACTTGAACAGAAAATCGTGTTCAACACGGTGCTGCCTGAAATTCAGCGCGAATCTGCGGCGCCTGTCAGTCGTGGTGAAGTCTTGCCGAATGAAACAGAGAAGAAACACCGCCTTTCTGATGTGATCTTCGATCAGTTATCCGAAGGGGTCGCTATTATTGATGACACCTTTATAGTCACAGAGGCAAACCGCTCACTGGCAACCTTGTTGACCGGTGATGTGTCTACCCTGAAAGGGCAGGACATTACCCGATATGGTTTTAACTCTGAACTCTTTTCACGTTGTGATGAACTGGCACAGTCTGACCGCGTATACCGTCATAAATTATCACTGCGAAACGGCACGGAAGCGATGTTCCCCGCCTTTATTACCCTGTCATGCCTGGATGTTGGAACGGGCAGACAGCAATACATCCTTACGGTTTCTGACATATCAGATTTGTCCCGTGCAGAGCGTAAGCTTGAGGAACTGGCGTTCCGGGATCCGCTTACCGGGACAGGAAACCGCAATTATATGAAGCTGTTGCTGGATGAGGTGAAATTTTCACGCTGTATCCAGTCTCTGATTTTTATTGATTTGGATGGTTTTAAACAAATTAATGACCGCTACGGTCATGATATCGGCGATGCGTTGCTGGTAACCTGCGCTCAACGCCTGGAGTCTGAACTGAGAAACACAGATACATTAATCCGCCATGGTGGTGATGAATTTGTTGTGCTTGTTCAGGACAACGCTGACATATTAGCGCTGACGCAAAAAATGCTGGTGTCTCTGGCTAAACCTTATCATTGTCACAGTGTGCCACTTTCTGTCACTGCCAGTATTGGTGTTGCTGATTTTGATATGCAGGACAGCACAGAAGATTTGCTGAAACACGCTGATATCGCTATGTATGAGGCGAAAAAGCAGGGGAAGAACCAGACTGTGGTTTATTCCTCTGACCACGAAACTGCAATTGAATACCGTTTGCTGGTGGAAGAGAGTTTGCTGGCTGCCATTAAAAATCAGGATTTGTACGCCAGTTTTCAGCCTATTGTTGACGGTGAAGGCAATGTTGTCGCGCTGGAAGCCCTTTGCCGCTGGCGGGGGAAAGATGTAAAAGACATGCAGCCGGATACGTTCATTCCTGTGGCCGAAGAAACGGGTTTGATCAATCCTTTAGGCTTAAAAATGTTGAGGGAAGTATGCATTGCAAGCGGAATGCTTGAAGCACAGGACTTAAGTCACATCAGGATCCACATTAACGTGTCGTTGTTGCAGCTCAGTTCAACAGCGTTGGTGGATCAGTTTGTCACCTACTTTGCGGATTTCAATGTATCGCCGTCATCCGTGGTGATCGAGATTTCAGAGCGGGCTATCGTCGATGCCGGCGCTAAGCGTATTATCCGGGCGCTGGAAGATTATGGGTTTACTGTGGCGCTGGATGATTTCGGACATGGTCTTGTGGCCTTATCAGAATTAACGGATAACCGGGCGTCGGTGATAAAATTCGACAGTACCTGGCTTGCCAGACTGGAAGATGAACCAATGCGGTTACTGGCGGCGTCGTTGGTGGATTTAAATAAGCGTTTGGGTAAATCAATTATTTTTGAAGGCATAGAGTCTCCCGCGCAGGCGGCATTTGCCAGAGAGGTTGGGGCAGATTTATTCCAGGGCTTTTTATATGCCAGGCCAAAGTCTCTGACGGAAATCCTCAGAATGCTTGCGCCTGAAGAGGCACGTGTTGCCTACTAA
- a CDS encoding DUF2750 domain-containing protein, producing MFPDTVSETLPEIVQSQAASLSPEERTALFLQYSTKAQSVWLVKGEEGFVMFENDGAVVLPVWPHKDLINTWEVAAHTTLTAEKVALDTFMETWLPGMAANNTHVCVFPLTSDDAGIIMTASELADSLQEETK from the coding sequence ATGTTCCCGGATACCGTATCTGAAACTTTACCTGAAATTGTACAAAGCCAGGCCGCATCGTTGTCACCGGAAGAACGTACTGCGTTGTTTCTTCAGTACTCTACCAAAGCACAGTCAGTGTGGCTGGTAAAAGGAGAGGAAGGCTTCGTGATGTTCGAAAATGACGGTGCGGTGGTGTTGCCCGTATGGCCACATAAAGATTTGATCAATACATGGGAGGTGGCAGCACACACCACATTAACAGCGGAGAAAGTGGCGCTGGACACGTTCATGGAAACCTGGTTGCCCGGCATGGCTGCTAACAATACTCATGTGTGTGTTTTCCCTCTTACCAGTGACGATGCCGGCATTATCATGACAGCTTCTGAACTGGCAGACAGCCTGCAAGAAGAGACAAAGTAA
- the glgC gene encoding glucose-1-phosphate adenylyltransferase has product MADNSSRYISNLTRDTYALILAGGKGSRLHELTTWRAKPALYFGGKFRIIDFPLSNCVNSGIRRIGVVTQYKSHSLIRHLVRGWGHFKKELGESVEILPASQRFSDSWYEGTADAVFQNIDIIRDELPKYVMILSGDHIYRMDYGPMIARHVESGAKMTVSCMSVPVQEAAGAFGVMSVDENMRILGFEEKPEHPTPLPGDSTRCLASMGNYIFDTEFLFEQLRRDAEKQGSQRDFGKDIIPSIIKDHTVIAYPFETSGDEQAYWRDVGTIDSFWEANMEMVAPVPQLNLYDRLWPIWTYQEQLPPAKFVWDEDGRRGEAINSVVSGGCIISGSTLRRSLCFSNVRLHSYSTIEEAVILPDVEVMRNCRLKKVVIDRGCVVPEGTVIGYDHEADRARGFRVSDKGVVLVTREMLGMPVGGLGG; this is encoded by the coding sequence ATGGCTGATAACAGTTCACGCTATATCAGTAATTTGACCCGGGACACTTACGCGCTGATTCTTGCCGGCGGCAAGGGGTCGAGACTGCATGAACTGACTACCTGGCGGGCAAAACCTGCCCTTTATTTCGGCGGCAAATTTCGCATTATCGATTTTCCGTTATCTAATTGTGTTAATTCCGGTATCCGCCGGATTGGTGTGGTAACGCAGTACAAATCACACTCACTCATCCGCCACCTGGTGCGGGGCTGGGGACACTTTAAAAAAGAACTTGGCGAATCCGTCGAGATTCTACCAGCATCCCAGCGGTTTTCCGATAGCTGGTATGAAGGGACTGCAGATGCGGTTTTCCAGAACATCGATATTATCCGCGATGAGTTACCCAAATATGTGATGATCCTTTCCGGAGACCATATTTACCGTATGGACTACGGCCCGATGATTGCCCGCCACGTTGAAAGCGGCGCAAAAATGACGGTGTCCTGTATGTCGGTACCGGTTCAGGAAGCTGCCGGGGCATTTGGCGTTATGTCGGTTGACGAAAATATGCGTATTCTGGGCTTTGAAGAAAAACCTGAACACCCTACTCCTCTGCCCGGTGACAGCACTCGCTGTCTGGCATCTATGGGTAATTATATTTTCGATACAGAGTTTTTGTTCGAGCAATTGCGCCGCGATGCTGAAAAGCAAGGCTCTCAACGTGATTTCGGTAAAGACATTATCCCTTCTATCATTAAAGACCATACGGTAATTGCCTACCCGTTTGAAACATCCGGTGATGAACAGGCTTACTGGCGCGATGTGGGTACTATTGATTCTTTCTGGGAAGCCAACATGGAAATGGTTGCGCCGGTGCCGCAACTGAATCTGTACGATCGTTTATGGCCAATCTGGACGTACCAGGAGCAATTGCCCCCTGCGAAATTCGTCTGGGATGAAGACGGCAGACGGGGTGAAGCCATTAATTCCGTCGTGTCAGGCGGTTGTATTATTTCAGGTTCAACGCTGCGCAGAAGTCTGTGCTTCTCAAATGTCAGGTTGCACTCTTACAGCACCATTGAAGAAGCGGTGATCCTGCCTGATGTTGAAGTTATGCGTAACTGCCGGCTGAAGAAAGTCGTCATTGACCGGGGTTGTGTGGTGCCCGAAGGCACTGTTATCGGCTACGACCATGAGGCAGACCGCGCCCGGGGTTTCCGTGTGTCTGATAAAGGTGTTGTACTGGTAACCCGCGAAATGCTGGGCATGCCTGTTGGTGGTTTAGGGGGTTAG